A region of the Pseudomonas asiatica genome:
CCAGCACCATCAGGCACAGGCCGGCCAGGTATGGCCACAACGCACCCCGCACCAGCGCCGGCAGCGGATAGCGATCGGCGATGCGGTTGATGATCAGGTTGCCCAGGATCAGCCCGCCAAACACCGGCAACTGCCACAAGGCGTACTCCATGGTGCTCAGCCCCTCGTCGTGGATCAGCAGCACCGGCGACAGGCCGATCCAGCCAATCAGCGGCAGACCGACCAGGCCCAGGGCCGCGCTACCTGCGACAAAGCGGCGGTTGGCCAGCAACTGGCCGTAACCGGCCAGCAGCGGCAGCAGGTGGATCGGCGTGAATGCCAGGCGCGAGCCATCACGGCGTTCCACGCCAAGGGTTTCCGGCATCAGCCGGTGCAGCAGCAGCCAGGCCAGAACCGCGCCGATGGCAAAGGCCACGAACAGCCAGCGCCAGTCCAGCCACTGCAGCAGCAAGGTACCCACCAGCGGCCCGAGCAGTGGCGAGAGCAAGGCGATGTTGGCCAGCAGGGCCATCATGCGCACGGCGTCCGCTTCGCTGAAGGCTTCGTTCAGGGCCGGGTAGCTGACCGTGACCACAAAGCCCAGGCCGATGCCCTGCAGCAGGCGCAGCAAGTTGAACAGGCCGATGTCGTGGACCCAGAAGGTGGCCAGGCAGGCCAGGCCGAAGAACGCGCAGCCAATCAGCAGCAACGGGCGCCGGCCATAGCGGTCGGCCAGCGGGCCGATCAGCCATTGCAGCACCACGCCACCCAGCAGGTACAGGTTGAGGGCGTGGGGAATGTATTCGGGGCTGGCGTTCAGGTCGCCGACCACCACCGGCATGGCCGGCATGACGGCGTCGCTGGCCAGGTAGGTGAGCAGCTCGAACAGCGCCAGGGTCAGGCCGAACAGCAAGGCGCGCAGGGGGGTGATGTACAGCAGTGGTTTCATGATGGCGTATCGGGTGTGGCAGGTGGGGTCAGGCTATATGCCAGAAATGGCGGGGTATTGCTGTGAACAAGTGTAAAAAGCCGGGGCCGCTTCGCGCCCCATCGCGACACAAGGCCGCTCCTACGAGGGTTACGCGATTCCCTGTAGGAGCGGCCTTGTGTCGCGAAGGGGCGCGAAGCGGCCCCAACCGATGACAACGCGGTATTACTGCGCTGCAGTCTCCTGCACCACGCGAATCACCCGCTGCGGGAACGGAATGTCGATCCCTTCAGCCTTCAACCGGTCGCGCGCATGCTCGTTGAGCATGAACATCACATCCCAGTAATCGGCAGTCTTGGTCCACAAGCGCAACGACACGGTGATCGAGCTGTCGCCCAGGGTCGCGACCACCGCCTGCGGCGCCGGGTCGGGCAGTACACGCGGGTCCTGCGCTAGCTCCAGCAACACGTTGCGGGCCTTCTGCAGGTCGGCGTCGTAGTCCACGCCCACATCGAACACCACCTTGCGCGTCGGCTGGCGGTTGGTGTTGGTGATGATGCCGTTGGACAGGCTGCCGTTGGGCATGATCACAGTCTTGTTGTCACCGGTGCGCAGCACGGTGTGGAAGATCTGGATGCTGTCGACGGTGCCAGCCACGCCTTGCGCCTCGATCCAGTCACCGATGCGGAACGGGCGGAACATCAGGATCAGCACACCGCCGGCGAAGTTCGCCAGGCTGCCCTGCAAGGCCAGGCCGATGGCCAGGCCCGCGGCACCGATGGCGGCAACGAACGAGGTGGTCTCGATACCGATCATCGACGCCACGCTGACGAACAGCAGCACCTTCA
Encoded here:
- a CDS encoding MFS transporter; this translates as MKPLLYITPLRALLFGLTLALFELLTYLASDAVMPAMPVVVGDLNASPEYIPHALNLYLLGGVVLQWLIGPLADRYGRRPLLLIGCAFFGLACLATFWVHDIGLFNLLRLLQGIGLGFVVTVSYPALNEAFSEADAVRMMALLANIALLSPLLGPLVGTLLLQWLDWRWLFVAFAIGAVLAWLLLHRLMPETLGVERRDGSRLAFTPIHLLPLLAGYGQLLANRRFVAGSAALGLVGLPLIGWIGLSPVLLIHDEGLSTMEYALWQLPVFGGLILGNLIINRIADRYPLPALVRGALWPYLAGLCLMVLATWYWPSVTSVVAGMSLYALGLGVANAVLYRMTLFASEQSKGLVSAMLGMITIALLGLGGAVLAMIGAGASLLHFALAAGVAGALALWPLWFVVGGRPGEGAVAQ
- a CDS encoding mechanosensitive ion channel family protein → MDLNAEVDQLVRQSQTWIPLIMEYGSRVLLALLTLAVGWWIINKVSARLGRLVGLRNADLALQGFISTLSNIVLKVLLFVSVASMIGIETTSFVAAIGAAGLAIGLALQGSLANFAGGVLILMFRPFRIGDWIEAQGVAGTVDSIQIFHTVLRTGDNKTVIMPNGSLSNGIITNTNRQPTRKVVFDVGVDYDADLQKARNVLLELAQDPRVLPDPAPQAVVATLGDSSITVSLRLWTKTADYWDVMFMLNEHARDRLKAEGIDIPFPQRVIRVVQETAAQ